In Mangifera indica cultivar Alphonso chromosome 7, CATAS_Mindica_2.1, whole genome shotgun sequence, the genomic window GTTTTTcttgaatgaaataaaaattggaTTCATATAAAAGGAGAAAGGTTTTCTATTACTTAACCGGAAAGATATATGGCCATGAAATAGGGATTAAGTGAAATAGAATTGATTGGATAATAAAGTCGTGAAAACACCTGTTTCTTCCATATTTTGGCCCTTAGCTCCATAGAACAATATACTGCTGCTGAAACATAGAAGAATTGCAATCTTAGATAAAAAAACTATGCATGGATGGTATAAATTgcttaaacaataatttttgaaCAGTAAATCACTAATAGTAGctacattaaaatttttcattaatgaaagagaaaaaattaaatctattggaaaataaaaaatatgcatgTCGGATGAAATGGTTGTTGTTATTTACTCAAATAAGAAATCTTTTCATTTAACGGGTTTAAGTCTTCTTTGACAATACATTAAGATCTAACTCTTAATTTACTTTATTAAGTGATTGTGAGGTCTGTTATTAGATCCAGAGTTTGTTCTActcaatataattgatttagtGTCGAAAGTGATGTCTTTGTTTGAGTGAGGTTCCTtgttacaacaaaaaaaaaaaatctagagatGGATTTCTCCATATTGatttgtaattcaaaattttctatgcttgtataaaaattaatattaaaattttaaaattttctatatatgtAAAATTGATTACATGACCTCTTAGgtagtttgagtgataaaagatAAGACTTTATgtataagaaattataaattcaagtctCTTTTGAAGATATATCGatatcaaacttttgatttacaTAGTTTAGTGATTGTAAGGTCAATAATTGAATTCGGGGTTTATTCTACCTAGTGTGACTGATTTCAACCTAATAACAATCTAATTTAAATGAGATTTCAtgttactaaaaaaaaaaattacataaaagagtcttttgcatgcatgcaaagataatataaaatatactacATTTTAAgacattaattttgattatttacaacataattttttttttaaataggacAAGTCATGGGATAGACCTGAATTTAGTAGCCCGTCttgaaaaatagtttggtttaattggatttaatttaaattcatttgaatcaaatttaaaccaaattcaaattaaaagagtttaacttatttctaaaattaaatttaaattaaaaaaagtttaatttaatttaatttataaattaaacaataatttaatataatttgaatttgcttataatttaatttaaattatattaaataattatagaaatatcatcattatgttaataaattataaaatcaaacttcaaatttcaatcataaatttaaaccacaaatttcaagtaattttgacttaagtttCCAATTTCTAACTTAGGAGCTCAACTGAACCGAGCTACCCTTAATTTGGTTCCTCAAATTTGAcccatttcattattttcacaTTCGAGGTGAAATGAGGAAGCGGCCAATCATGACTCATCATCGTCATCCAGTAACATCCTATAAATACCACACATGCCCCCTTTTTTCAAACCGAGAATTCCTCTCCGGTGTCTCCCTCAACCTCCCCTTCCCTTCCTCCCCTTCCCCGCCCTCCACCCCCACggtaaaccctaaccctaaatattcaatcaagaatcaaaattaagattcatcttaatttcatttcaagtttgtttcaaaaaattaaaaaaaaaaagttaaaaaaattatggcgCAAGTAGATTCTCAAGTTGAAACCCTAGATTCGACGTCTGCCAGTGATCAGTCTCAGTTGTCGTCTTCGGATCTGTCGCGATCGGCATCGTTTAGTAAGCTTAACGCCCGCGCTCCCGAGTTCGTTCCGGCGCGGTCTCCTGCGACGACTCCGACGACGCCATCATCTGCTTCGACGTCGGTGTCTCAGTCGCAAGTGCAATTACAAGTTCCGCCTCCGCCGAGAATGATGATGCCTCCACCGGCGGCTTTTCATAATCATCATCCGCCGCATGTTTATTCTCCGCATCAAGGGACGGCGTTTCATATGCCGATGCAGAATCACGTGATTCCGGTgcatcctcatcatcatcatcatcaccagaTTCAGCATCATGTGCCAGTTCAGAATTATCAGAGTCagcaccatcatcatcatcatcgaaATCACAATCAGAATCATCATAATCAGAAGCATAAACAGAAGCAAAATTACTTTTATCATTATGAGGAGGAGAATCAAGAGGTTGAGGTTACAGTCGAGGATCAGAAAGATCAGATGAATCAGCATCACGGTGGGTTATCCGATGAATCAACTCAGAAGATTTTGAATCAGGTTTGATTTTACTGTGTAAGATTGAAATTCTCAGTGTCGAAGTGTTTTGCAGGAATTTAATGTTTATATGAAGGAAATGGAATATATGAACTACAATTTATGTGATTagaaacttctgttaatttattttgaataagttGTTTGTTAGGATCGATTAAGAGATTGAATATCTTTCTATTTGAAAGAAACCTTGATCATAAGTTCTTTTGAAAGATTTTAAGGCTCCTGTAGGTTTTTCATGTGCAAATGTGTATAGGACTGTTGGTATATGGCGATTAGATGGAGATGCTTGAAAGGTAGAGGGTTGAGACCTTTATTGGGTGATATGGTCATGGCCTAAAATGAAAGACAACTAAGCGTTTGGGTTATTTTTGACACTGACATTCTAGCACATAATAGAGAGCTATAAATTTTAGTTGATTTCTGTCTGCATTTGCTGTGAGCTGGTGTATCTTTCGTTACTTTTCCAATTTGGTCTTTTTTATGCatgaaattttcatataattattttctccaACAAATGATTTTGTAGGTGGAGTACTATTTCAGTGATTTAAACTTGGCCACTACTGATCATCTTATGAGGTTCATTCACAAGGATCCTGAGGGATATGGTACGAACTCTGCTCTACAATCTAAATCGTGTAGTGCACCGTGCGCCATACCTTTATGCTCTTAATCTCTTGCTCTTGCATCAACGTAGCAATATAGATTCACCAATGTATTCCAACCCcccaccccaaaaaaaaaaaaaaaacatctagAGAACTCTCCGGGATGGTTTCAGGGAAACCTACAAAATGCACATTAAGTaatggaaataaataaaattcctCAAAATTTGGATGCTGTGAAGTCTTATTTGATGAAATGTGgatgatatatatgtatatatatttctttttatcctttttttataCAATTGCCTTATGGCATATTATGTCATATTTATATTGTTGCATATGATCTTATTTTATCTCACATTTGGTGTGAGAAAGGAAAAATTATGTGTATGTTTAATGTGttgtttatgttattaaattagGTTCAATTTTTGTTTGCTACCTTTGGGCTGGCTTTGTCATTGCACATTTTGTTGTATCATTGATCTTAATTGATGTCTAgtaaaatgaattcaattagGCTAAACATTAGGGGAGATAAATGAGTCACCCTAACTGTATCATATTGTTTACTTTGTTGCTTGATTTTCATGTTCAAAGTTTGTTAGCTTCAATTGTGTTTTCTATTAACTTTTCCTCATTCTAACATATCGTTGGCATTCTTATAGTGCCACTATCTGTTGTCGCATCTTTTAAGAAGATTAAAGccttcgtaaataataattcccAGCTTGCTAATGTTTTGCAGAACTCATCAAAGCTTGTGAGTTTTTTTACATGTGTACCTTTTTACTCTCTTTGTTACCCTTAATATTTCATCTCCTGCACATCATCTCTAAATCTCTGTTGCACTATAATTTATAGGTTGTTAGTGAAGATGGGAAGAAAGTGAAACGCCAGAATCCTCTAACTGAATCAGATGTAGAAGAATTGCAAgtaagttgatttttttttttttaaacttttttcaaaatgtttttcttttttgggttggCATTATGCTTTCTAATATTTATAGTCAATTCTATTAGTGCCCTGTATGTCCTGTGGCTTTAGTCGTGAAAGTTGAGCCATCTTAAAGATGTGTGAAAAACTTGCATTTCTTATTATCGTGTATATGTTTCTCTGTGAAGTTTGTGGTGCATGTTTGGTTTTTTCAAAAGTATCAAATTTTGAACACTCCTCTCTTAACAACTAGTTTGTTTTCCTTCTTGTTTCTTTGTCATGATTTGTAGTCTCGCATAGTTATTGCTGAGAATTTACCTGAGGATCATTGCCATCAAAACCTTATGAAGATTTTCTCTGCTGTTGGGAGGTACTAGgttttatttttgcttaaaagatatattactgCATAATATGGTTCTTCTGTAAGGTGTGTGTTCTATTTATGGATGTTTTACCCTGTATTGTTCTGTGTCAGTGTTAAGAATATACGTACTTGTTTGCCCCAAATTTCTGGTGGTGGGGCTCCGTCAGCATCTAGATCGACAAAAGTGGATGGCATGCTTTTCAGTAACAAGGTATGTATGTATGaagtattttttcattttgtttttctgttaTATCACGGTGATCTTGCATTGGTCATGCCCTGCATCAGGTTAATGTTTGCTTATGATTTTGGTGCTCTTTTTCGGGTATACTCAATAGGAATCGTATAATGACATTAACTGTAACTTTAGGGATCATTTCCTCTGTTTGTCtgtgtggttttttttttttaaatttttttttcctggtgCATTATAGTGCATATATACCTGGTGAGTGTTCCATCTCTTTCTGTTGATGAAAAGCTAGAATTAGTCTGTTCAAGGGTCAAGATAATTGGGATTATCATGTAAAGGAGACTCCACTAAATTCACTTGTGCAATGAAGGCCTGATGAAACAGTGTGATTATCCTTTGGCTGAACAAACCTTAAAGTAGCTTCTTGATGCAAACATGATCATCCTAGCATATTCTATTGACCTTGCCATGTTGATGATGATTGTTCACCTTTATTAATCAATTGCACTTTTGAGTTTTACAAATTATCTGTGGCTAATTTGGAACTTCAGAACATGTGATAGCTTATTCTTGAAAGTTGTTTGTCATTTTTTCTGAGACTAATCTAACTGTTGAACTCCTTGTTTTAAAATGCAGTTGCATGCGTTTGTGGAATATGAATCTGTTGAGCTGGCTGAGAAAGCGGTTAGCACTCTTTATGTTTTGTGATAATACAAATGTGTTATTCTTTTTAGttactttttctattttctcacTTGGACagttgtattattttttctcttttgtacttaaaaaaaaaattggcagaTTGCAGACTTGAACAATGAGGGAAATTGGAGGAGTGGTCTTAGGGTCCGTTTAATGCATAAACGTGCGGTAAATCATCAAACATTGAACTATTCTTCTTGATCTTCTCATGTTGTGCCTATGATAAGTAACACGTAAAAACCATTGAATTAAACCGAATATTTCACTTTTGACTAGTGATCTTATCATTTTACTTTATGATTTATGATAGACCTGTTTGGTTTGTAGGAGGCTTAAAAAGAGATGATATTCAATGCATATCCATATGTGTATGTTTTGTGTTCACATTGACTTTGTAATTTTTCTCGTCTGTCTGATCTACTTCTCTTTGACCTTTATTCATTTACACTTGATGTCTATGTGGATACTATTGATTCCCTTGATTATCAAGAATTGCCCTTGAGCTAAATGTTTGATAAATCAAgggattattatatttttaattatgttttaaaatttgattcatgGAGTTACTAAtcaatttctcttatatttctgatctccttctctctctcctcacttttctttttcctcttgaTTAGTCGAAGAATGCTCAAGTTAGAGGGAAAAAAGGGCATGAAGGGGAGTCGCACTATGAGGAAGAAGATACTTCCACATCTGAGCAACATGCAAATGAGAAACAATTGGAAGATCTTCCCCAACAACAATATACGGTAAGAGATTGTTCTCATCAAGTAAAATCTCAAGAATTCTCATGCTGGTGTGACCATACTCATTTATGTGCCGAATCTCAAACTTCTGAATTAAGGATGCTTTCATTTTCATgtgatttttagatttttgtacATCAATTTTTTGGGTGCTGCATCATGTTGCTAATTCTCAGTTGATAATCATTGGCAGGGGGAAGAGCAAGTGCATGAGAAAGAGAGTGGACAGAGAAAAGTGCGTAACAAGGGCCGTGGCAAGGGACGTGGGCGAGGTGACCGTGGTCAATATCATCACAATAACAGTAACCGTGGGCATCATAATATGGGAACACCACCatcaaataatatgaacaatagtGAGCAGTCAACTGTAGGCAAGCAGCAACCCCCAGGGCCTCGAATGCCAGATGGAACAAGAGGATTTGCCATGGGTAGGGGGAAACCAGTAGCTGTGAATACCTCATGAATTTTCTGTCCACAGATTTGAGCCTCTCTTGTGACTGGTATGGGACGAGAACAGTGGGGCAGATAATCATGTCTGTACGAGTTGTGTAGATGGCAGGGTTTCACAAGGGGTCTCCATCGGGCAGATTAAGCATCGAGTTATATTAGCAGTATGGAagtactttttttattttttcatagtGTTGTGTAATTTGGTATGGACGATGCAGATGCAGAAACGAATGCTGGTTAAATCTTTTCTACAGTTTTTCTCTTCGTTGTAGAAAGCCAGCCCTTGTGGGGGCACAAAAATATACCTATAGTATGGATACATATATATGAGTCAAAgccacaaaaattgaaaaaaaattaaaaatagaaaaaaaaaagaagatatttcatataaatcGTTTCCTATTATAGGTTGCTGTATGGAGTGTGTATGTTGGTCTGGTAACGTTATTAACTACAGCCATTAGATCATCCTACAGGAAGAATCTAATGGCACTTGTTGGCCTATGTCACTCGATAATGTGAGGAATGTGTATGTGTACATACAGATGTTCTTTTAACATTTTCTGTACATGTTCTTgcgtataaattaatatttgatatcatGTATTTGGTATTTGATTCGTTCAT contains:
- the LOC123220957 gene encoding la-related protein 6B, with the translated sequence MAQVDSQVETLDSTSASDQSQLSSSDLSRSASFSKLNARAPEFVPARSPATTPTTPSSASTSVSQSQVQLQVPPPPRMMMPPPAAFHNHHPPHVYSPHQGTAFHMPMQNHVIPVHPHHHHHHQIQHHVPVQNYQSQHHHHHHRNHNQNHHNQKHKQKQNYFYHYEEENQEVEVTVEDQKDQMNQHHGGLSDESTQKILNQVEYYFSDLNLATTDHLMRFIHKDPEGYVPLSVVASFKKIKAFVNNNSQLANVLQNSSKLVVSEDGKKVKRQNPLTESDVEELQSRIVIAENLPEDHCHQNLMKIFSAVGSVKNIRTCLPQISGGGAPSASRSTKVDGMLFSNKLHAFVEYESVELAEKAIADLNNEGNWRSGLRVRLMHKRASKNAQVRGKKGHEGESHYEEEDTSTSEQHANEKQLEDLPQQQYTGEEQVHEKESGQRKVRNKGRGKGRGRGDRGQYHHNNSNRGHHNMGTPPSNNMNNSEQSTVGKQQPPGPRMPDGTRGFAMGRGKPVAVNTS